CGTTTAGATCTTTCTTGCAAGTCACACGGAGTTTACACCGGAGCTGGCAGGGTTTGTTCCTGTATTAGATCATGATGTTGAATTAAACATCTTGAACTTACTATAGCTTTATCACAGCAAGGATAAAGATAACATTAAACTTTATAAGCAATCGTACAAGAAAATCCGTGACCCTTGATAACAGGAGGGAAATTGGCTGTCCTGAATTCTTGTGTGAGAACCTCACCTGATGCCTGTCTTAGCTAGTAGAAATACTCCATGTCCCATGTTTTGACTTGTACTTCCAAGAAAACCGTCCAGATCTACAGTAGGAAAATGCTAAGAAATCCATAAAGATTTATGGTTGGCTTATCTTTCAGTTAGGTTCTGTCGGTAACTTTTCATTCAGACACCTGGAAATAATGTTGTAAAACTTTTCTGGAACTCTggtaatttttctgtatttatgtcTGGTCCTCTGGTTCCTTTTGCAACTTAGGAACAGTGTGACTTTGTACAGTGTTCCCGATGGATATCAGCTCCGAAGCAGCATAAATCCCCTACTGAGTCAGCATCTCCCAGTCCATAGCTTTTCTTGGTTTGAGATGGGGAATGGATACTTAACGAACCTTTTGTAAAAGTCTGAACTGTTTCAAAAGCTACTGTACTGGTGGCCTTTtgagagaatatttttaaaggggGACTGATTTTATGTGTCTGCATCTCAGACTATGTTGTAACTTAATGTTGAACCCGTTGCTCTAAAAATGGAGGGGATTAGCCCCTCCCCTTCAGGCCACATAGATATGCTTTTGCTAAGTGATAGATCCCcgggttttgtttgttcatttgcaGGCTGTGGGTTACAGTTTAATGCCCAACAACAAAGATGAAGATGGCCTCGTGGTCTTGGtctttaacagaaaagaaatagatattcgaagccagcagcagcagcttgtagAATCGCTACACAAAATTCTGGGAGGAAACCAGACCCTCACTGTCAACGTAGAAGGTGTTAAAACGATGCCGGATGACCAGTATGTGAACTTTATGCGGTTTTGCCTTTCTATCTGGTATTGCATGTTGGCGCTTGCTCTACTCTTGTCTCCCTTTCTCCTTGATTTTAGATCTGTTCCTCCCGAGTTTGATTTCGTGTCTTGTTCcttcctgttgctttttcttaagGCGTTAAGTCCCGTATCTTTCCTGTGTATATTCCTTGCTTTTGGTGgagtgcacagctgaggacctCAGCTCAGGTCAGGAAATGGGCTTCTCCAGACCCTGCTTAGCTGCAAAAATTGGAGATGAGGAAGTTAGCCATGAGGGTGGGATACATACTTCATATTTTAGGAGCAATGAGGTATTCCTCACTTGGTCATGCATAAAGTGGAAGAGCGCTGGGGTGTATGGTAACAGTGTCTTTGCAGTGTCCCATTTCAGACGTTTGTTTCGGTGGGAAGGCTCTCCCACGGCTAGTTGAGCTGGCTCGTTCTCGGTGTGTTATGTCAGTGTGCTGTCTGCTTTGACTTTTCTGGGGGCCTCAGGCTAGTCTGCCTGAAGTACTTCAGCACGCTGacattctgcttctttctttcccgcagttttttcattctgttttaaagcCCAAGGTTTTAGGTTATTCTTAATGTGGTACTAGTATCACCGTATAATATGGTTGTTaaaactgggggtggggtgtggagAACGTAGTTTTGTAGGCTGTTTacagcttttccctttctgccttGTTGTGTTAAACCCTGCCTTTACTGGTACTTACAACTCTGTTAGCTAAAGGAACTGAACAGTCAGTTGGGACAGGCAGTAACTTTGATTTAAGGTTGTTCTTTATTGTGTTTAGTTTCTATACCCTTGCTGACCTTTTTCTGACAATAAGCATCTTGTCTTGCTCAGGACAGAAGTGATCATTTACGTTGTGGAGCGCTCGCCCAACGGCACTTCGAGGAGAGTTCCTGCAACGACCCTCTACACCCACTTTGAACAAGCCAACATCAAATcgtccctgcagcagctgggggtcAGCCTCTCCATGGCCAGGACAGAGCTTTCCCCGGCACAGGTCAAACAGCTCCTGCAGAACCCTCCTGCTGGTAcgtgggctggggctgcgcaGGGGCACAGTTGGGCCTTTGCTGGGGCTTTTTTGGgtggcagggggaaaaaagtgggtGTCAGCCCACTGGAAGACACCTTTTAAAACTACAGGAGTTCCCAAGGCACTCTGATAGGCTGACGTAGTGATGTAATTACAGCCGGCTTTCCCACTGAAGTGCAGTGTAGTCTACCAAGACAGTTATGATTTATCAGTAATATGACAGACAACACTAAACTATATAATTTGGCCATCATCAATCACTTCAACTGgcccaatttaaaaaaaaaagtgaaatatcaGAATAATCATGTCCTATACTCACTTCCTAGTTTTCAGAGGGGTCGCTTAGCCTATGTGGCCGCAGGCAGTACGTATACAGCTTTGTTTCAGAGTAGTTAAGTGCTGTTCATTCCATTTCGTAGGATAATGGTAGCTTATTCTCTGTGTCCGTACAGTATCCCACGCAGTACTTGCAGTGAACATCCTGCAGTGGGTCAGGGAAAGCAGCCTGTGGTTTCCAGCAGACAGTATGTAGCACATTTCAAGACGACCATTTAAAGACACAGCAGAAGTTACAGTATCTGGATTGCAAAAAGAACTCAGCCTGCTGTTGCAGAAAAGTCAGAGGCAAGCAGCGGTGTTTTCCAGCCGCCGCAGCACTGGGGAGAAGTAGTTGCTCTGTGCACGAGCAAGTTGGCTTGCTCTAGTACTGGAGGTGTATTGCAAGGCCTGTGTAACGATGGTTGGGTGCAGCTTGTTAGTCCGTGACTGAGAAGGCAACTGAGCTTGCAGGCTGGCTAACCTAGCGGTCGGGTGTGCAAGAAGAGGTGTCAGCGCTGAGCGCTAGAGCAGCAGTCACACCCCGAGATGAGTTTTGGTATGAAGACAATAGCTGTTATGAGGAATGACCTGGAGTTGTTGGGCAGCGAAGAACGTTGTGGTAGCTGACTGTCCTGGTCTCCTTTTTAAGCTGGCCTGAAATGTCAAATTACcagcacttttttctttttgacatgTGTGTCTCTGGTCAGAAAGTCGATTGCTTCCCATTCTTTCCTCGCAGACGTAGGTATGTGCATTTAAGACGTAGGTATGTGCATTTAAGATTTGCAGTAAGGTTTGGAGAGTATAACAACTTGCATGAAGCTGATGTACGTGTACAATTAGACTGCTTTAATTTTATGTCATTACCTGATGAAGCAGTTCACAGCAAAACAAGCAACTGTTCTGTCAACAGATGAAATCCTTAGACAAATCTTGTTAGGAAGGATAATAATGTCTACTGGGATTATTTTGCTGACTTTTGTACCAACTTTGGTTTGGTGCTTTGATCACTTAATTATTGACTTTTTACgggttttttttatacaatAAGCAACCTGAAGAGGAGAGATGATGCGAGTGTAGCAGACAGTGGCAACAGTAGGAATTCTTCGCCTTGAAGAGTGGATTGTCAAATTTGATCACCAGTGGGTTGTTCCTTTCCCATGCTTCCAAACCAGCAGAAGTGCATGACAGCCTTTTGGACTGAACTTACTGTGCCATAGTCCAGGAACAAGACTTTTAAGAACTACCTGTGTTTAATTAACCTTAATTTGAATAACAGTCATTCAGGTTAGCATAGTTCATAAGTTCTGTGTATTTCCTAGTATTTTTCCTGCTTAACAGTTGTGAGATGTGATCTTGATTCAGATCTAGGCATACTAGAAactcactgttttgttttggttttttttaaggtgttgaTCCTATTATATGGGAACAAGCTAAAGTCGATAATCCTGATCCTGACAAGTAAGTCTAACAGTGTCCAAGTATTACATAAAGAACTGGAAAGGGGAGAAATATACAATATTGTGTAATACCCTTCAGGTAACTTGTAAGAAACTTATTAGAGAATAACTTTGTCAAGTGCTGATCTCATTTGAAGCAGTGAGGATTACTAGGAATGCTTGTCTAATCCCTTTACCCATTTAGGCACTTAAGGGTTGTCAGGATCAAGAGCTTTACTTTCTTGCATTACTTGGAGTTGTGGTGTACTCCATCATGGGGACCAGCTTTTGTGACTTTTTGCAGCTGTTGTGGTTGTTTCTCTTTATTCCTGCAAGTGGAAGCAATTTACCCTTGTACCCTCCAGTGGCTACAGATCACttaggctgatttttttttgtggaaaaaacaaacaaacaaaaaaccccgGGTTGTTAGGAATAGCGAGGACTCTAGAGCTTAGAAAAACAAGATATGTTTATGTGTTACCTTAATTTATAATAGGCCAAGATTATCCGTAACTTTATATAAGATTATATTCATAATTATTAATCCCTACCACCTGTCTAATATAAAAATGCGTtgtaagaaatatttgtattcttGTAGGCTTATTCCTGTGCCAATGGTGGGTTTCAAGGAACTGTTAAGAAGATTGAAGGTCCAAGATCAGATGACCAAACAGCATCAAACTCGATTAGATGTAAGGTGTCTCATCTCTGTCATGACTGCTTGCTGTTGATGATGGATGTGCTATTAAATGAGCCTCCCCCCTTGCCTCCTGTGTGTTGAAAACTGGAACCATGTGCATGGGCCTGTGACTCCTTATCACTATTTCTTAATATATTCCGTAATTATATCATTTGAGGAGAAACTGAGCAGTGTGGTttagctttggtttttttcGGGTTCCAGCTTGCTGTGTTGTTACAGGCCAAGTCAAACCAGCTGAATTAAGTCGCAGTGGCGTGGATGCTAATTTGGGCACCCAGTTTTCTGATGCCTTCTGAAAATCCCAGttgcatgtgaaaataaatagaaaccaGAACAGTAGAGGTCTAgcaaaaagctttctgaaagcatCTTTGGTGAGGATGCTAAGTTGCTGGACCGAGTGTTGTTTTGAAACCATCAGGACTAATGTTTTCTGTTATCAGAAACTCTTGCGACTTCCAACTGACTCCATCTCCTCTGCAGATCATATCAGAAGATATCAGCGAGCTACAGAAGAACCAAACGACAACTATGGCAAAAATTGCACAGTACAAAAGGAAACTGATGGCGCTTTCTCACAGAACATTACAGGTAACACGGATAGTGTAAATAACTCGTTCTGATGCACAGCCTTGTGCCAGAAGACAAACTGAGGAGGAGGGGTTAGGATGACCCATGTGATCTTGTGTGGCCAgtgttgaaaattaaattagaagTTTATTTAAATGGTATTAGtaacaggcagagctggcagagaaagCTTCAGGTGTGCAGCATGTCCTACCATTTTGGGAACCTTCTCTCTCACTTACTCAGAAGCCATGGGAGTGCCTTAAGGTCTTGGAGCAGCAGACTAAATGACAGAACAAATCTGATGAGAGACATGCTGGAGGAAGGGCAAAAAGACATATGGATGGGCTAGTGAGGAAAGAGATGGGCAAAGTCTTCTCTAACGAACCTCAAAGGCTTCTTTTGTAGGTGTTGATAAAGCAGGAGATCCAAAGGAAGAGCGGTTATGCCATTCAAGCAGATGAAGAGCAGCTTCGTGTACAGTTAGATACAATTCAGTGTGAACTTAATGCACCTACACAGTTCAAGGTGAGTTGTTAATAGAACTTTGCCAACAACTCTGTTTCTTCCTCGCAAAAGAACGTAAGTTTTCTAAACTGTGCATATGTATTTATTGtgaaaagctttcagaagtCCAGCGGTGTTACTAGGCTGTAGCATCATGCTGTTTGCTGCATGACTGATAggtatttaagtatttttgagTTCTTCGAAATATTGGAGTTTCTTGCCCTTTGCAtgtcattgaaaaaaaataaaaaatggaaagaatggCAGTGCTTCCTGCCCTGGTGACTTGAGGAGTGTTACATGCTGGAGCTCTGACAGATGTAAATGAGTTACATTTGATTTAAGCCTGTTTCTCTTCCCAGGGCAGACTGAATGAGCTCATGTCCCAAATCAGGATGCAAAACCACTTCGGAGCGGTGCGGGCGGAAGAGCGCTATTACATAGATGCAGACCTCTTAAGGGAAATCAAGCAAGTAAGTATTACTGGGTAGAATCCTGGGATACTCTTTGAACTTCAAAATTAAAGCCAGCTATGCTTGCTGGGAGATGTATGTAGAATGTCATGTTTTTGTAATTGATGCCGAAGTAGTTTTTGTTGTTCTCAGTGACCATGCCTCAGTGTTGTACAAAACCACTCTATGCAGTTTATGCTACAAGTGCAGAAAATGCTGGTTTTCCATCTTCCAAAGACATTATGCCTGGCTTTTCAATGTGCCAAGGCCACCAGCCGTGGCACTTGTAAGAGATGTTACTTAAAATCTGTCAAGCGACCTATGCTCATGCCAGTTTTTAAACTATCCATCTACAGcatctgaagcagcagcaagaaggtCTGAGTCACCTAATTAGCATTATAAAAGATGACTTGGAGGACATCAAACTTATAGAACATGGGCTGAATGAGAGCATTCCCATCAGAGGAGGAGTCTTCAGTTGACGTGGTGAATGCTCTGGGCTCACACAGAACATGTCACTTGAGTTCATGGTTCACCTTCCAAGGCTAAAACTGTTgaggtaaaataaaacaagtatcTTCTAGGAGCAATGGTATTTTGGCTGTTATCTTTAGAATTAGCAAAGCCTCTTCTAAGCTTTTGAACTTGACCTTTGGAAggtttatattatattttataaagctgtatatgctttaataaaagaaggaaaactgaatcTGTTCAGATACTGGTTTACTATAAAACTATATGTACtattgtacatttttttctttttttttcccttcctttttttacGACAGCATTGTCCTAGAAATGCAGTGCCGAGGGAACTGTTCCACTTGTGACTTGGTTTGTGGAAAGCTTAGCCTGCTTCCATGTTTTTGTCAAAACAATCAAGCAACATTATTATGTAAACAGCTAACTTAAATCGTTGCAGATATGTATGTTGCTGTAACTATGTCAGTCTTTGCAACATCAGTAGTTTACTGGCGCAAGCTGCTGGGAAGTTTCTGTTTCCAGTTTCTGTCCTTCCTTTGGACTGCAAGGATCTAAAGGTTTTTACCACTTTATGTATGTGAATTATAGAAAGCTTTGCTGCCCCTTATAAGTAACAACAGAATGCCTAGACCAttgtcttctgcctttttttaattgccGGAAAGTAATAAATTCAGTCTGACTTTGTAATAACTTGTGCATGGTGTTGGCTCTTTCTTTCTCAGTTGTATCAGCAAAGCAGTGAAGCTGCTAACAACTCCAGGGTCTGCACTTCACTCTCCTCCAggcactgcaggcagggaaTGGGCTATGACAACCAATGCCCCAGAGCCGCGTGGCAGCCTCGGTCCCCAAACTAAAACACAAGGTCATGTCCCTTTGATCCTACCTGGTACCAAGTACTGCAGAGCTGGTAGGTGCTATGTGGAGAAACATTTCCCCACCccaatttgccttttttcctcattacaaaagtcactgaaaatgactggaagaaaaatttgCTGCAGTAGGAGGTTGTACAGCAGAAACAACTCAAACACAATAGAGGCAGAATCATTTTGTTCATtagccacaaaaaaaataaaaaatatttctgatcaTAAAATTTGGAagatagaaaaatagaaatgcaaCCGCAGCATGCTGGAGCCTGTATTGTGCATTTGAGAGAGTAGTTTTGGAAGCATGATTCCTCCATTACAGTTGAAAAAAAGCATATGTGGAACTCTcataaagggggaaaaggatcaATTTTTGGAAGCGTAGTGCCAAGTAATAAGGTATCTCAAATGTGCGATACAGTCTCTAGCAGAGGGGCTCTTCTGACAAATCAATTGAAGCTAGAATTTTTTTGAAGGGCTGGGGTAGCAGCCTCTGTGAAGTCCAGACTGGGTGTGGCGTGGAGCAACCTGGTGTAGCGGAAGGTGTcgctgcccgtggcaggggtgttggatctttaaagtcccttccaacccacacCGTTGCATGAAGTGTTCTACCATAGCACCCCTGCTAGAGTGACTACGCTGCATGTTTGAGATAAATATGCCGGGGTTTTTCTTTGCCAacacttcacacacacacacgccacTTTTTAGCTTTGAAAATACCTTGAACGTGCAAGCAACAGGCACTCGAGCAGGGGGCTGCTTGCTCTGCTACTCTGGTCTCTGTAGAACTGGTCTCTGTAGAAGAACTGGGCTCCAtagatttcttaaaaaagcCCCCCAGCTGGTGACAGACTGATCGTTTGTTCGAGGTGTTGCTCCACTGCACTTGTGGAACAAACTTACTGCAGCAAAGGAACAACGGAGGGGGCAGCAGGTGTTATCGCTGCCACGGCGCTGCTGTGAACGGAGTTGACAAGGAGAGAAGGCATGAACAGCCCAGAGCCAgcaatctagaaaaaaaactttattaaaatgaaagctgtgcTCTAGCAGTTGCTACCTTGTTAAAAAACTGCCTGCAGAGAATAACTACCTCCATTTTACTACACTTGAGTAGCCCTGTAACATTCCAGCGTGTGCACTGACAAGATAAGTTGCATCTTCTCTTCGAGCAGGAATTTCTACTTAAAACAcagctcctttttaaaaatggttagAATTGAAGCGCAGCTTCTCTATTTTACCCATTACCTTCCTCAAATGGATCACAGCAGCTGGCTACAGCGCTGACTGTTTTCAGCCAGTAAGTGCTACAGGTAcctgccttccctttccctgcttcacatctgcaggcaggctctgcGGTTAGGTCGGAAGCCGTACCCCTGGCTTCACAGGCAGTGAAGGCATTGGATGTGGCAACAGGCAGCAGGTCCTCACTACTGTGACTGCTTGACAAGGCGGAAGGCTTCTAGGAACTCATTGAAGTCGATGTTTCCGTCCTTATTGAAATCAATACTGCGAACTAAGTCGTTGATGCCGTCATCCGTGAGTTCAATGTTCATGTGGGAGCTGAACAGCTTCCACGTTTGGTGGAATTCCTCAAATGAGATGAGACCTGCGAAGGAAGACACAGCCACCTCAGTGCGAGGTCACCACGGGCACTGCTGCATTCAGCACGCCAGGAGGGACCCCTGCTCAGGTTTGACCTCGTCCCACCCTTGCTGCCTGCATATCCTAAAGGCAGCGAAGGAATCCCTCATAATCTATGTTTCACGTGCTGCAACTAAATTTGCTAGCATGGAGAACACTGACTAAAATAGAACGGAAAGCAGTAAAGAGACATAATACAatttgggagaagaaaagaaggcaaagactgttgtatttttctctttcctgtagTAATTTGGTGGCGATGACTGCTTGAAAGTGGGTTAACACTGAAGATCCTGAGTATGCTGCATTACTGTcatcactattttttttccactgagctCCCCCAGAACAACTAATTACTGATTGTCTACCTGGACTGCACACAGGCCTTCAAATTCATCACGTTCGTGGAAACATGCAATGACATTTCCAAAGCTCTTGAGGGAGGAGAAAGACCCAAGCCTTAAActattaaatgaaaacttttatCGCTGACATGCTGACACATATGTACATAGTAGAATGGAATACAACGCCGTGACTGACACCCTCTGCACACCTGCTTACCTGAATGATCTCTGTCTATGATCCTGAATATGGTCTCCAAGTTGGATCTGTTTCGATAAATGACTTCCAGCAAGCTTGACTGGATGTGCTGAAAGACAACATGGTCACAGTCCCGCCCTTCTGACAActctctgctttccctgagCAGTTACTGCAGAccttcccaaaataaaaaatgtttgctgctcTCAAGAGTTTGCCAGCAATGCCCTTTGCATCACGCATGCTTTATGACACAGGACTGTGATGACTGGGCCCTCCGTGCAGCTCTGCATTACAGCACATCATTACAACACTGTCAAttccaaacagcttttctgaGCTAACAGGGAAGGCAGTGACTTGGGCTGGTTTTAAACTATTGCAGAGTTGGTTTTGCTGGGTGTAGTTAAGAAACTGCGGCTCAGAATGGAATATAGTTTTCCTACTCAAAAGCTCGCATTCAAAAATACCTCCAGGTTTTGATTTCACGTGCATCATCTGTTTCTACAGTGGCCTGAATGCCTCTGGACTACTTGAATTCATGCAagtttttccattgacttcagcaggatTTTGGATTATACAGGATCCATCCACTCTCCTTTCGTACCATACTTGGTTCCACGTGCTGGGGTTCTGGTGAGCCGCTCTGATGGAAGGGGGTGAATCCTTACCTCTTGGCTCCGCTGCTCCATGGCCAGGTCATCCAGCCAGGACTTGTATTCCAGCATGCCGTCCACCGTGCTGCGCACCAGCTGCGGTCTCAGCATTCGCCAGGGCAATCCCAGGCGCAAGACTGACTCCACTGCCGTCGCCCAGTTGCTCAGCGTGATCCTTCCTgtaaggaaaagggagagcCATGGAGACCTCCGAGAGATGGGCAGCTGAAAGCATATGAAGGCAAGTAAAAAGCCTAGAGCAGTACGCACGGCCagtctgctgtgctgctgacagTACTTTGTACTGACTTGAGTACTTTGgtacaggaaaaaaccctacgTGGCCATAGCGACATCAGCCACTGCAGGCACAAGCGCACTTGCTGGTCCCCCCAGCCTCAGCGAGCTTTCCGTCACTGCCACGAATCAGGGCTGTGGGACTGCAAATAACAATGGGGAGACCCTTAACTTTGGATATTTGATTATATCTTTGTGGCTTACAGCCAGGGTCACCCTGCAGATTGTGACCTACACGACTGCACTAGGACATCCTCAGTGACCCAGGAATGTAGAAAAGCCGCTAGTTTAGCAGCCGCTGTAGCAGCTGAATGGGACTTATGTGAACAATTTTGCCgccaaggaagaaagcaagaaagcagtCCCACCCACAAGCAAGCAGTTCTGCCCACCACCGTGTCCCTTCTCTCCCCAAGCCCACAAATGGACAGATCTCAGCAATGCAGAGCACTCCTGCCAGCCAGAGCATTACCAGCTCTCAGCTCCTTCCTTAAGGCTCTGACAGAGGCGGCTGCCACAGAGCACATCCCTCGCTTTCCTCTTCCCAGTGATTTTGGACTCCAGGGATGAAGGGGCCCTAGAGACCACGCAGCCTTTCCCAAGTGACACGTGACAGATGTGTTCCAGATTGTCCTTTCCAACTCTGCATTGACACTCCTGTTCCAAAGGGTTCTACTAGTACCAAGCCTAAATAGCTATACATTAGGCTAAtcacctcttccttctccaaCACCCCTTCACTATAACGCCACTCTGAGGCATTAGCAGGTTCCCAACAGGGACACTGAGTAACAGCAAAGGGGACCAACCAACGCTCTGGCAAGGTGTGACACAGCCCCCCTGTGTGACAGTCACTGACAGCTATCGGGGAGGAGTGTCCCAACCAGCCACACACTCAGCTTAGCCGCTCCCACCCTGTCCTACCAGGGCATTAACCTGAGTGTCCCGTGGATCAGATTTACCCGTATTGTCCTTATCGTAGGCCTTGAACGCGCTGATGAGGGCTGAGGTGTGAGCAAAGAGCTTTTCCCGCAAGGCTCGAAAGGCTGACTCCTCCACTCTGCTGATTCTGGAGGatgcagaaaagagaggagCGTGTGAAGGACTTGCCACAAGTGCAAGAGAAGCTACACCTTCCCAGTCTTCTGGCCTGTCCACGGACTGCCCGGACCCGACAACTGCTC
This genomic interval from Falco peregrinus isolate bFalPer1 chromosome 2, bFalPer1.pri, whole genome shotgun sequence contains the following:
- the NUP54 gene encoding nucleoporin p54 isoform X2; its protein translation is MAFNFGATAGAGATNPTGAFGGFGTTATTAGPTFSFSAPTNTGLFGATQNKGFGFGTSFGTGTGTGLGSGLGTGLGFGSFGTQQQQTTLGGGLFSQPAQTPAQSNQLINTASALSAPTLLGDERDAILAKWNQLQAFWGTGKGYFNNNIAPVEFTQENPFCRFKAVGYSLMPNNKDEDGLVVLVFNRKEIDIRSQQQQLVESLHKILGGNQTLTVNVEGVKTMPDDQTEVIIYVVERSPNGTSRRVPATTLYTHFEQANIKSSLQQLGVSLSMARTELSPAQVKQLLQNPPAGVDPIIWEQAKVDNPDPDKLIPVPMVGFKELLRRLKVQDQMTKQHQTRLDIISEDISELQKNQTTTMAKIAQYKRKLMALSHRTLQVLIKQEIQRKSGYAIQADEEQLRVQLDTIQCELNAPTQFKGRLNELMSQIRMQNHFGAVRAEERYYIDADLLREIKQHLKQQQEGLSHLISIIKDDLEDIKLIEHGLNESIPIRGGVFS
- the NUP54 gene encoding nucleoporin p54 isoform X1; amino-acid sequence: MAFNFGATAGAGATNPTGAFGGFGTTATTAGPTFSFSAPTNTGTSGLFGATQNKGFGFGTSFGTGTGTGLGSGLGTGLGFGSFGTQQQQTTLGGGLFSQPAQTPAQSNQLINTASALSAPTLLGDERDAILAKWNQLQAFWGTGKGYFNNNIAPVEFTQENPFCRFKAVGYSLMPNNKDEDGLVVLVFNRKEIDIRSQQQQLVESLHKILGGNQTLTVNVEGVKTMPDDQTEVIIYVVERSPNGTSRRVPATTLYTHFEQANIKSSLQQLGVSLSMARTELSPAQVKQLLQNPPAGVDPIIWEQAKVDNPDPDKLIPVPMVGFKELLRRLKVQDQMTKQHQTRLDIISEDISELQKNQTTTMAKIAQYKRKLMALSHRTLQVLIKQEIQRKSGYAIQADEEQLRVQLDTIQCELNAPTQFKGRLNELMSQIRMQNHFGAVRAEERYYIDADLLREIKQHLKQQQEGLSHLISIIKDDLEDIKLIEHGLNESIPIRGGVFS
- the NUP54 gene encoding nucleoporin p54 isoform X3, producing the protein MAFNFGATAGAGATNPTGFGGLETTNSTASGFNFGGFGLTANPAVNFNIGNFGVSTTSTPPFNFGNSLASAGAFGGFGTTATTAGPTFSFSAPTNTGTSGLFGATQNKGFGFGTSFGTGTGTGLGSGLGTGLGFGSFGTQQQQTTLGGGLFSQPAQTPAQSNQLINTASALSAPTLLGDERDAILAKWNQLQAFWGTGKGYFNNNIAPVEFTQENPFCRFKAVGYSLMPNNKDEDGLVVLVFNRKEIDIRSQQQQLVESLHKILGGNQTLTVNVEGVKTMPDDQTEVIIYVVERSPNGTSRRVPATTLYTHFEQANIKSSLQQLGVSLSMARTELSPAQVKQLLQNPPAGVDPIIWEQAKVDNPDPDKLIPVPMVGFKELLRRLKVQDQMTKQHQTRLDIISEDISELQKNQTTTMAKIAQYKRKLMALSHRTLQVLIKQEIQRKSGYAIQADEEQLRVQLDTIQCELNAPTQFKGRLNELMSQIRMQNHFGAVRAEERYYIDADLLREIKQHLKQQQEGLSHLISIIKDDLEDIKLIEHGLNESIPIRGGVFS